The stretch of DNA GTCCTCCGAGGGAACCACGGGAGAGCGATGTCCAGGGCGCAGGCGCCGCGACACGGCCGAGCGTTACGGCGAACGGGTCGGGTGCGGCCGGATGGAGTAACGCTTCGTCAGCTACCGGTAGGTACAGCGGGCGCGAGGGTGTCCGGGTGAGGTAGAAGTGACCGGTTTAGATGCCGGGTGGCTGGTCTTCGGCCCTTTCCTGGGAGTGTGTCCATGTGTCGTGAGCCTCTCGTGCAGGTCCTCTCCGCGTCGTTGGTGGCGCCGAACTCGCCGCAGGTCGAGGCTTGGTTGGAGTACCGGGTGGAGGACCCGTACGCGGTACGGCTGGTGTTCGGCGCGCGGTGCTCGTTGAGCGACGAGCCGGTGGTGTGGGTGTTCGCCCGTCAGCTGCTGGCGGACGGCCTGGACGGCGCGACCGGTCTGGGCGACGTGAGGGTGTGGCCGCACGACCCGGAGCAGATGGTGGTGGAGCTGCGGTCAGCGACCGCCAGCGCCTTGATGCTGATCGGGACGGATGAGATCCGTGTGTTCCTCGCCGCCGCCCACGGACTGGTGCCGCCGGGCGGCGAGGGTGACCTGATCGACTGGGACACGGCCATCGCCGAACTCCCGTGACCTTGATGCTTGATGCTTGATGCTTGGTGCTGTCCGCTCCGCCAGGCGTGTGACTTTTCGAGCCGGGGGTGGGTTCGGGTTTGGTGGCCCCCGTCGAGGGCGGGATAGCGTGTGCGTCGCCCGACGGCGTCGGACGTGCTCAGCGTGGCAGCGGCGCGTCGGCCGGCTGGTGGGTGCGTACCAGAGACCCCTCCTCGTCAAGTCCTGGCAGCGTGACCCGGTGTGCGGGCAGGCGGATGCGCAGACCGCAGGCCTGCACACCGCCCCCGGCGTGTCCGGCTGGGAGACGGTGGCGACGACGTGATCCTGGAAGGGTGACCACACCGACCAGACTGCGCCGCCGGACCGCCCGGAGGATCGGGCCGCCGACCGACCGGTTCACTGCCTCGGAGGCGAGGGCGGAGCTGCGGGCCCCGGTCCTCGTCGGCTGGGAGTGGGCCGGCTGCTGCTCGTGCTACCGGACGAGACAAGTTCTGCCCGGTGGCACGGTGGTGATGACCCGTCATCACGATCCACGCTGTCTCGTCTGGTCCGCGCGCTGACCGGCCGGGCACTCGGCCGGCGAGCCGGATCGCTCACGACCAGTAGTCGGGCAGGGTGTAGCGGTAGCGGTTGGTGGAGTGCCAGTGGTGGTTCCCCGCCACCCACGATGCGAGGCCGGTCAGGTAGCGGGCGAGGCGCGGGTCGGGCCAGGTGGCGATGATGGTGGCGGCTTGGGCCTCGAAGCCGTCCATCATCTCGTTGTGGATCTCGATGGCCTTCAGGTAGGCCGCCCTGGCCGGGAGCGACTCGGACCGGGCGATCACCACGGGGAGGTTGATGTGCCAGTGGGAGCCGCGGAACTCCTTGGTGTAGGAGTAGAGGTCGTTGCAGATCGTGGCGACGTTGCAGGCGAGCGCGGTCGCGCGCTGCACGGCGGCGGTGGTCTGGAGTTCGGCGGGCAGTTCGTAGCCCGCGACGAGGTCGGTGAGGGTCAGGCAGGGGCGGAAGTTGTTGAACTGACGCATGGCCAGGTACTGCCACACTGGTGGCGTGGTCTCGTCGATGCACCAGGCGGCCTCGCACAGGTAGCCGGCGTGGAGCCGACCGAGATCGTTGCGGAGGCGGTCGGCCTGGGCGGCGGTGCCGAGCCCGACCACGTACTCCATGGCGGAGTGGTAGGACCGCAGAGGTGCGTCGGCGGTCAGGCCGGTCCGCCACTGCTCCTCGTACTCGCGGGTGGCGTGCAGGTGGTCGACGGCGGACTGCGCGATGAGCAGGCGGGCACCGAGCCCGCGCGGTGACCCGCCGCGGTCCTCGCAGTAGCAGTCGTCCACCACGTTCTCGGCGAACAGCATCCGGGAAGCGGCCAGCAGGTGGTCGCGGGAGGCATGGTCGGGGTGATAGAGACAGGTGGCGTAGGCCGTGGCGAAGCCGTCGGCGTCGGCCTCCCACTCCGGGGGGTAGAGGTCCAGGCCGCGGGCCCAGGCCCGGGTGCGGGCCTCGATGTCCGCGACCAGCTCCGGGTCGGGCTCGACGGCCGGCCGGTACCGCAGGCCGGGGATCGGCCGCACCGGCATCTCGCGCGGGCGCTCCAGCCGGGTGCTGCCGGTGAGTTGCAGGGCGGTGGTGCCGATGCCGGTCGGGCCGTTGAGCGGGAACGTCATCGGTCAGTCCCCCTGCGCACCGAGTTGGACGTTCTCCAGCAGGGAAGCCCCGTCGGGGGTGAGGATGGCGAGCGAGTAGTAGGCGGAGACCAGGTAGGAGAGGATCGCCTTCTCACTGACGCCCATGAACGTGACGTTGAGGCTGGGCTCGTACTCGTCGGGCAGCCCGGTGTGGTGCAGGCCCACGGTGCCCTGGGTCTCCTCGCCGTGGCGCATGCTGATGATCGTGGTGGTGGACTGGTCGGTGACGGGGATCTTCGACAGCGGATAGATCGGCACACCGCGCCAGGCCGGCAGGGGCTTGCTGCGGCCCTCGGGGAAGTGCTCACCGATGGTGACACCGCGCTTGTTGCACTCGTGCAGGAAGGCGGCGATGGCCCGGGGGTGGGCGTAGAACGCGTCGGTGGAGCGTTGACGGGTGAGCAACTCGTCCATGTCGCTGGGAGTGGGAGGCCCGGAACGGGTGGAGATCCGCTGCTCGTAGGCGGTCTGCGCGAGCAGCCCGAAGTCCGGGCTGTTGACCATCTCGTACTCCTGGGTCTCGCGGATCTCCTCCACGGTGAGGCGCAGTTGCTGTTCGAGCTGGTTCATCGGGTGGGAGTACAGGTCGCGGACGCGCTTGTGCACATGCAGCACCGTCTCGGTGGCGGACAGCTCGTACTCGCGGGGGGAGAGGTCGTACTGCACGTAGGTGCCGGGGATCGTCGTCTCGCCCCGGTGGCCGGCCGACATCTCGATGGCCGCCTCACCCTTGCGGTTGGCTTTGAGAGCACGCTTGCGGGCGAACTCGGCGAGATGCTCCCGGAGACTCGGCACGGCATCGTGGAGCGCGCTGAAGGCGGCCCAGTCCAACTGCATCACCATGCCGGGGGTGGCGCAGCGGAGGGTGGCCGACCACCTCGGGTCCGCGACGCCGACGGCTTCGTCGCCGATCTGGTCCCCGTCCGTGACGACCGGCAGGAAGTAGGGGGTGCCGTACGAGCTGGCGGCGATGCGTTCGATCCGGCCGTGGGCGATGACGAACACCTTGGTGATCGGATCTCCCTCCTCGGCCAGCACCTGCCCCTGGGTGACCTGCACCGGGATGAACAGGGCGGCGAGGCGTTCGAGGACGGCGAGGTCCCGGTAGCCCTTG from Kitasatospora sp. MMS16-BH015 encodes:
- a CDS encoding SsgA family sporulation/cell division regulator; translation: MCREPLVQVLSASLVAPNSPQVEAWLEYRVEDPYAVRLVFGARCSLSDEPVVWVFARQLLADGLDGATGLGDVRVWPHDPEQMVVELRSATASALMLIGTDEIRVFLAAAHGLVPPGGEGDLIDWDTAIAELP
- a CDS encoding 2-methylisoborneol synthase — translated: MTFPLNGPTGIGTTALQLTGSTRLERPREMPVRPIPGLRYRPAVEPDPELVADIEARTRAWARGLDLYPPEWEADADGFATAYATCLYHPDHASRDHLLAASRMLFAENVVDDCYCEDRGGSPRGLGARLLIAQSAVDHLHATREYEEQWRTGLTADAPLRSYHSAMEYVVGLGTAAQADRLRNDLGRLHAGYLCEAAWCIDETTPPVWQYLAMRQFNNFRPCLTLTDLVAGYELPAELQTTAAVQRATALACNVATICNDLYSYTKEFRGSHWHINLPVVIARSESLPARAAYLKAIEIHNEMMDGFEAQAATIIATWPDPRLARYLTGLASWVAGNHHWHSTNRYRYTLPDYWS
- a CDS encoding family 2B encapsulin nanocompartment shell protein gives rise to the protein MTQEAVPTIPETPQSLTVQAAKLLASTTKTPPQMQSITSRWLLRTLPWVDVPGGTYRVNRRATVLPGRGRVEFDQRGHDVRIIPATLSELPGLKGYRDLAVLERLAALFIPVQVTQGQVLAEEGDPITKVFVIAHGRIERIAASSYGTPYFLPVVTDGDQIGDEAVGVADPRWSATLRCATPGMVMQLDWAAFSALHDAVPSLREHLAEFARKRALKANRKGEAAIEMSAGHRGETTIPGTYVQYDLSPREYELSATETVLHVHKRVRDLYSHPMNQLEQQLRLTVEEIRETQEYEMVNSPDFGLLAQTAYEQRISTRSGPPTPSDMDELLTRQRSTDAFYAHPRAIAAFLHECNKRGVTIGEHFPEGRSKPLPAWRGVPIYPLSKIPVTDQSTTTIISMRHGEETQGTVGLHHTGLPDEYEPSLNVTFMGVSEKAILSYLVSAYYSLAILTPDGASLLENVQLGAQGD